A region from the Pseudomonas sp. P8_229 genome encodes:
- a CDS encoding Hpt domain-containing protein, which yields MTDTHIDREALSVLREVMEDGYPELLDTFLTDSESRLDQLQKTADAKVLAELAHSFKGSASNMGAVRLATLCQALESDAKDKSPAEIVALVADISSEFADVRPVYEDERQHALTH from the coding sequence GTGACTGACACACATATTGATCGCGAGGCGCTGAGCGTACTGCGCGAAGTCATGGAGGATGGTTATCCGGAGCTTCTGGATACCTTCCTGACCGATTCTGAAAGTCGCTTGGATCAATTGCAAAAGACCGCCGATGCCAAGGTGCTGGCGGAACTTGCCCATAGCTTCAAGGGCAGCGCCAGCAACATGGGCGCGGTTCGGCTGGCGACGCTTTGCCAGGCGCTGGAGTCGGATGCCAAGGACAAAAGTCCAGCGGAAATCGTAGCGCTGGTGGCTGACATCAGCAGCGAGTTCGCCGATGTCCGTCCGGTTTACGAAGACGAGCGACAGCACGCGTTGACTCACTGA
- the fliR gene encoding flagellar biosynthetic protein FliR, translated as MQSLLQLTDTQISTWVASFMLPLFRVASMLMVMPVFGTTLVSRRIRLYFAVAITVCIAPGLPPMPEVSPLALSGWLLIAEQILVGAVLGFSLQLFFQAFAVAGQIVAIQMGMGFASMVDPANGVSVAVIGQFFTMLVTLLFLSMNGHLVVFEVLTESFTTLPVGGGLMTAQYWELAGKLGWVLGAALLLVLPAVTALLVVNIAFGVMTRAAPQLNIFSIGFPLTLVLGLFIVWVGLADILNQYQPLATEALQLLRELARAR; from the coding sequence ATGCAATCACTGCTTCAGCTGACCGACACCCAGATCAGTACCTGGGTGGCGTCATTCATGTTGCCGCTGTTTCGCGTCGCGTCGATGCTGATGGTGATGCCGGTGTTCGGCACCACGCTGGTGTCGCGCCGGATACGGCTGTATTTCGCCGTGGCCATTACCGTGTGCATTGCCCCGGGGCTGCCGCCGATGCCGGAGGTCAGTCCGCTTGCTCTCAGTGGCTGGTTGCTGATTGCCGAGCAGATTCTGGTGGGCGCGGTGCTCGGGTTTTCCCTGCAACTGTTTTTCCAGGCCTTTGCCGTGGCCGGGCAGATTGTCGCGATCCAGATGGGCATGGGTTTCGCCTCGATGGTCGACCCGGCCAACGGCGTCTCGGTCGCGGTGATCGGACAGTTTTTCACCATGCTGGTGACCTTGCTGTTCCTGTCGATGAACGGCCATCTGGTGGTCTTCGAAGTGCTCACCGAGAGCTTCACCACGCTGCCGGTTGGCGGCGGGTTGATGACGGCGCAGTACTGGGAGTTGGCCGGCAAGCTTGGTTGGGTTCTCGGGGCGGCGTTGTTGCTGGTATTGCCGGCGGTCACTGCGCTGCTGGTGGTCAACATCGCGTTCGGCGTGATGACCCGCGCCGCGCCGCAACTGAACATTTTCTCCATCGGTTTTCCGCTGACCCTGGTGCTGGGCCTGTTCATTGTGTGGGTCGGTCTGGCGGACATCCTCAATCAGTATCAACCGCTGGCCACTGAGGCCTTGCAGTTGTTACGCGAACTGGCACGAGCGCGCTGA
- the fliM gene encoding flagellar motor switch protein FliM, whose protein sequence is MAVQDLLSQDEIDALLHGVDDGLVQTDNAAEPGSVKSYDLTSQDRIVRGRMPTLEMINERFARYTRISMFNMLRRSADVAVGGVQVMKFGEYVHSLYVPTSLNLVKIKPLRGTALFILDAKLVFKLVDNFFGGDGRHAKIEGREFTPTELRVVRMVLEQAFVDLKEAWQAIMEVNFEYINSEVNPAMANIVGPSEAIVVSTFHIELDGGGGDLHVTMPYSMIEPVREMLDAGFQSDLDDQDERWVNALRQDVLDVDVPIGATVARRQLKLRDILHMQPGDVIPVEMPEDMIMRANGVPAFKVKMGSHKGNLALQVIEPIERR, encoded by the coding sequence ATGGCCGTGCAGGATCTGCTGTCCCAGGATGAAATCGACGCGCTGTTGCATGGCGTCGACGATGGTCTGGTACAGACCGATAACGCTGCCGAACCCGGCAGTGTCAAAAGCTACGACCTGACCAGCCAGGATCGCATCGTCCGTGGACGCATGCCGACTCTGGAAATGATCAACGAGCGTTTTGCCCGTTACACCCGCATCAGCATGTTCAACATGCTGCGTCGCTCGGCGGACGTTGCCGTCGGTGGCGTGCAGGTGATGAAGTTTGGCGAATACGTGCACTCGCTGTACGTGCCGACCAGTCTCAACCTGGTCAAGATCAAACCGCTGCGCGGCACCGCGCTGTTCATCCTGGACGCCAAACTGGTGTTCAAACTGGTGGACAACTTCTTCGGCGGCGACGGCCGTCACGCCAAGATCGAAGGGCGTGAATTCACCCCGACCGAACTGCGTGTGGTGCGCATGGTGCTGGAGCAGGCTTTCGTCGATTTGAAAGAAGCCTGGCAGGCGATCATGGAAGTCAATTTCGAGTACATCAACTCGGAAGTGAACCCGGCCATGGCCAACATCGTCGGCCCGAGCGAAGCGATTGTGGTTTCCACGTTCCACATCGAACTCGACGGCGGTGGCGGCGATCTGCACGTGACCATGCCGTACTCGATGATCGAACCGGTGCGCGAGATGCTCGATGCCGGTTTCCAGTCGGACCTCGACGACCAGGACGAGCGCTGGGTCAATGCCCTGCGTCAGGACGTGCTCGATGTCGACGTGCCGATCGGTGCCACCGTGGCCCGCCGTCAGTTGAAGCTGCGCGACATCCTGCACATGCAGCCGGGGGATGTGATCCCGGTCGAGATGCCGGAAGACATGATCATGCGCGCCAATGGCGTACCGGCCTTCAAGGTCAAGATGGGCTCGCACAAAGGCAACCTCGCGTTGCAGGTGATCGAGCCGATCGAGCGTCGCTGA
- the fliN gene encoding flagellar motor switch protein FliN, translated as MNDEMNAQDDQALADEWAAALEETGDGQADIDALLAADASTGSRLPMEEFGSVPKNNDPVTLDGPNLDVILDIPVSISMEVGSTDINIRNLLQLNQGSVIELDRLAGEPLDVLVNGTLIAHGEVVVVNEKFGIRLTDVISPSERIKKLR; from the coding sequence ATGAACGACGAAATGAACGCCCAGGACGATCAGGCACTGGCCGACGAATGGGCTGCGGCCCTGGAAGAGACCGGTGATGGTCAAGCTGACATCGACGCACTGCTGGCGGCCGACGCATCTACCGGCTCCCGTCTGCCGATGGAAGAGTTCGGCAGCGTGCCGAAGAACAACGATCCGGTGACACTGGACGGTCCGAACCTGGACGTGATCCTCGATATTCCGGTCTCGATCTCGATGGAAGTGGGCAGCACCGACATCAACATTCGCAACCTGCTGCAACTGAACCAGGGTTCGGTGATCGAGCTCGATCGTCTGGCGGGTGAGCCACTGGACGTGCTGGTCAACGGCACCCTGATTGCGCACGGCGAAGTGGTGGTGGTCAACGAGAAGTTCGGCATCCGCCTGACTGACGTGATCAGCCCTAGCGAACGCATCAAGAAGCTGCGCTGA
- the fliO gene encoding flagellar biosynthetic protein FliO, with protein MKRFLWALLALPLSVLAAEPATTSAAATAAPAVGSGVAGQLTQLVFGLLLVLGLIFFLAWLLRRLQQAGPAGKGQVIELIGSRALGPRDRLMLVQVGNEQILLGLSPGTITALHVLKEPVQVPSTSEKATPEFAQHLLKILGKDQKDTK; from the coding sequence GTGAAACGCTTTCTCTGGGCATTGCTGGCGCTGCCATTGAGTGTGCTGGCCGCCGAACCGGCCACCACGTCTGCCGCGGCCACCGCCGCACCAGCGGTCGGCAGCGGCGTGGCCGGGCAACTGACGCAACTGGTCTTTGGTTTGTTGCTGGTGCTGGGCTTGATCTTCTTCCTCGCCTGGCTGTTGCGCCGGTTGCAGCAGGCTGGTCCGGCAGGCAAGGGCCAGGTGATCGAACTGATCGGTTCCCGCGCCCTCGGCCCGCGCGACCGGCTGATGCTGGTGCAGGTCGGCAACGAGCAGATCCTGCTGGGGCTGAGTCCCGGCACCATCACCGCGCTGCACGTGCTCAAGGAACCGGTGCAGGTGCCGAGCACCAGCGAGAAAGCGACCCCGGAATTTGCCCAGCATCTGCTGAAGATTCTCGGCAAGGATCAGAAGGATACGAAGTAA
- a CDS encoding DUF6124 family protein, with product MIKPTPSPPETDPTSPYESLDSKKLHDAADRALDHYLCPPGSTPPPRRTRRMYAVTADFKNEELLADASETLASARTIAHDFAHLVPASQRRTLLGIAQLIMLGELAVNRALDNLQLQG from the coding sequence ATGATCAAACCAACACCCAGCCCACCCGAAACCGACCCCACCTCCCCCTACGAATCCCTCGATTCAAAAAAACTCCACGACGCCGCCGACCGCGCACTCGATCACTACCTCTGCCCGCCCGGCTCCACGCCACCGCCACGTAGAACCCGCAGGATGTACGCCGTTACCGCTGACTTCAAAAATGAGGAACTGCTGGCCGATGCCAGCGAAACACTAGCCTCAGCCAGAACCATCGCCCATGACTTTGCCCATCTCGTACCGGCGTCGCAGCGCAGGACGCTGCTGGGTATCGCGCAGCTGATCATGCTCGGGGAGCTGGCGGTGAATCGGGCGCTGGATAATCTGCAGTTGCAGGGCTAG
- the flhA gene encoding flagellar biosynthesis protein FlhA has product MDRSQLINSARSNIADLSRGNLGVPLLLLVMLAMMMLPVPPFLLDVFFTFNIALSIVVLLVCVYALRPLDFAVFPTILLVATLLRLALNVASTRVVMLHGQDGHAAAGKVIQAFGEVVIGGNYVVGIVVFAILMIINFVVVTKGAGRISEVSARFTLDAMPGKQMAIDADLNAGLIDQNQAKMRRQEVAQEAEFYGSMDGASKFVRGDAIAGLLILFINLIGGMAVGIFQHNMTFADAGKVYALLTIGDGLVAQLPSLLLSTAAAIMVTRASGSEDMGKQINRQMFASPKALAVAAGLMAVMGLVPGMPHFSFLSMAALAAGGAYLFWKKQNVAKVQALQEVQRQQELLPSPARAMETKELGWDDVTPIDMIGLEVGYRLIPLVDRNQGGQLLARIKGVRKKLSQDLGFLMPTVHIRDNLDLAPSAYRLTLMGVILAEAEIYPDRELAINPGQVYGTLNGITAKDPAFGLEAVWIEVSQRAQAQSLGYTVVDASTVVATHLNQILYKHSSELIGHEEVQQLMQLLAKSSPKLAEELVPGVVSLSQLLKVLQALLAEHVPVRDIRSIAEAIANNAAKSQDTAALVAAVRVGVSRAIVQSIVGTDSELPVITLEPRLEQILLNSLQKAGQGSEEGVLLEPSMAEKLQRSLIEAAQRQEMQGQPVILLVAGPIRAMLSRFGRLAVPGLHVLAYQEIPDNKQVTIVATVGPNG; this is encoded by the coding sequence GTGGATCGCTCTCAGTTAATCAACAGCGCACGCTCGAACATTGCCGACCTCAGTCGAGGCAATCTGGGCGTGCCGTTGCTGTTGCTGGTGATGCTGGCGATGATGATGTTGCCGGTGCCGCCGTTCCTGCTGGACGTGTTTTTCACCTTCAACATCGCGCTGTCGATTGTCGTGCTGCTGGTCTGCGTATACGCGCTGCGGCCGCTGGATTTTGCGGTGTTCCCGACCATTCTGCTGGTGGCGACGCTGCTGCGGCTGGCGTTGAACGTGGCGTCGACGCGGGTGGTGATGCTTCACGGTCAGGACGGCCACGCCGCTGCCGGTAAGGTGATCCAGGCCTTCGGTGAGGTGGTGATCGGCGGTAACTACGTGGTTGGTATCGTGGTCTTCGCGATCCTGATGATCATCAACTTCGTCGTGGTGACCAAGGGTGCCGGGCGGATTTCCGAGGTGAGCGCGCGTTTCACCCTCGATGCGATGCCCGGCAAGCAAATGGCGATCGACGCCGACCTCAACGCCGGTCTGATCGACCAGAATCAAGCCAAGATGCGCCGTCAGGAAGTCGCCCAAGAGGCCGAGTTCTACGGTTCGATGGACGGTGCCAGCAAGTTCGTCCGGGGTGACGCCATCGCCGGCCTGCTGATTCTGTTCATCAACCTCATTGGCGGCATGGCCGTCGGTATCTTCCAGCACAACATGACCTTCGCCGACGCCGGCAAGGTGTACGCCTTGCTGACCATCGGTGACGGTTTGGTGGCGCAATTGCCATCACTGTTGTTATCGACAGCAGCAGCGATCATGGTGACCCGTGCTTCCGGTTCGGAAGACATGGGCAAACAGATCAACCGCCAGATGTTCGCCTCGCCGAAAGCGCTGGCCGTGGCCGCTGGTTTGATGGCGGTCATGGGCCTGGTGCCGGGCATGCCGCACTTCTCGTTCCTGAGCATGGCGGCGCTCGCTGCCGGTGGCGCCTACCTGTTCTGGAAGAAACAGAACGTTGCCAAGGTCCAGGCGCTGCAGGAAGTTCAGCGTCAGCAGGAACTGCTGCCGTCGCCGGCCCGCGCCATGGAAACCAAGGAGCTGGGTTGGGATGACGTGACCCCGATCGACATGATCGGCCTGGAAGTTGGTTATCGCCTGATTCCGCTGGTGGACCGCAACCAGGGTGGGCAGTTGCTGGCGCGGATCAAGGGCGTGCGCAAGAAGCTTTCGCAGGACCTTGGCTTCCTGATGCCGACCGTGCACATCCGCGACAACCTCGATCTGGCGCCGAGCGCCTATCGCCTGACCTTGATGGGCGTGATCCTCGCTGAAGCCGAGATCTACCCGGACCGCGAACTGGCGATCAACCCGGGGCAGGTCTACGGCACGCTCAACGGCATTACCGCCAAAGATCCGGCTTTCGGTCTGGAGGCGGTGTGGATTGAAGTCAGCCAGCGCGCCCAGGCACAATCGCTCGGTTACACCGTGGTCGACGCCAGTACCGTTGTCGCAACGCACTTGAACCAGATTCTGTACAAGCACTCCAGTGAGCTGATCGGTCACGAAGAAGTGCAGCAACTCATGCAATTGCTGGCCAAAAGCTCGCCGAAACTGGCTGAAGAACTGGTGCCGGGCGTGGTGTCGCTGTCGCAACTGCTCAAAGTGCTGCAGGCGCTGCTGGCCGAACACGTGCCGGTGCGCGACATCCGCAGCATCGCCGAAGCCATCGCCAACAACGCCGCCAAGAGTCAAGATACCGCCGCCTTGGTGGCTGCGGTGCGCGTCGGCGTATCCCGCGCCATCGTCCAAAGCATTGTAGGCACTGACTCCGAGCTGCCTGTGATCACGCTGGAACCAAGGTTGGAACAAATATTGCTCAATAGTCTGCAGAAGGCAGGACAAGGCTCGGAAGAGGGCGTTCTGCTGGAGCCAAGCATGGCCGAGAAGCTGCAGCGTTCGCTCATCGAAGCGGCGCAGCGCCAGGAAATGCAAGGTCAACCGGTGATCCTGTTGGTAGCAGGCCCGATACGCGCGATGCTCTCGCGTTTCGGCCGCCTCGCAGTCCCAGGGCTGCACGTGCTGGCCTACCAGGAAATTCCGGACAACAAGCAAGTGACCATCGTTGCGACAGTAGGGCCCAACGGCTGA
- a CDS encoding flagellar hook-length control protein FliK — MPATPNILLQSAAQAKAQAAAAKAPAMAADTGDKASSFAQVFADQGPKKPLASPDNSLKPARDKVADTSDKKDVGKTQSAAAQQTVADSGNALPADKTASTASDDQTAADDAAADTAQTPVADTAAVDPALDPALAQTVQPLVTTPVAPTPVVETPAPTKTESPVVAATVAPAEIKDPAASTDSAFDPAADPLDSLPALRMAMEQGGHISAASQSQPKAAPAQTQADGELTSAQTFAAGMASMLDVQADKDSTSQNGEKAFSGLIDDGLKDLKSATSDTRVDDFANRLAALTQAATPKTANAVPVNQPIAMHQSGWTEEIVNRVMYLSSANLKAADIQLQPAELGRLDIRVNMVPDQQTQVTFMSAHPSVREALDGQMHRLRDMFTQQGMGQVDVNVSDQSRGWQGQQGQEQAQQGQSGRTSAAGGRLDSADEELAPAAVAEAAAQTTSVIGSSAVDYYA; from the coding sequence ATGCCTGCGACCCCCAATATTCTTCTTCAATCTGCCGCCCAGGCCAAGGCGCAAGCCGCTGCTGCCAAAGCGCCGGCAATGGCCGCAGATACCGGGGACAAGGCCTCAAGCTTCGCTCAGGTGTTCGCTGATCAAGGTCCGAAAAAACCGCTCGCCAGTCCTGACAATTCGTTGAAACCGGCGCGCGATAAGGTCGCTGACACCAGCGATAAGAAGGATGTCGGCAAGACGCAGTCTGCCGCCGCGCAACAGACCGTTGCCGATAGCGGCAATGCCTTGCCTGCCGACAAGACCGCCTCGACGGCTTCCGACGACCAAACTGCTGCCGACGACGCTGCCGCAGACACGGCGCAGACGCCAGTGGCTGACACTGCGGCGGTTGATCCGGCGCTGGATCCGGCGCTGGCGCAAACTGTGCAGCCACTGGTGACGACGCCTGTAGCGCCAACCCCGGTCGTTGAAACGCCGGCACCGACCAAAACCGAATCACCGGTCGTGGCCGCTACCGTCGCACCGGCGGAGATCAAAGACCCGGCGGCCTCCACCGACAGCGCTTTTGACCCGGCAGCCGATCCTCTCGACTCGCTGCCAGCATTGCGCATGGCAATGGAGCAGGGCGGGCATATTTCCGCCGCCAGCCAGTCTCAGCCCAAAGCCGCGCCGGCCCAGACTCAGGCCGACGGTGAATTGACTTCGGCGCAGACCTTTGCCGCCGGCATGGCCAGCATGCTCGACGTGCAGGCCGACAAGGACAGCACCAGCCAGAATGGCGAAAAAGCCTTCAGCGGCCTGATCGACGATGGCCTGAAAGACCTCAAGTCTGCCACCAGCGACACTCGTGTCGATGATTTCGCCAACCGTCTGGCGGCGCTGACGCAGGCGGCCACGCCGAAAACCGCGAACGCAGTGCCAGTGAATCAGCCGATCGCCATGCACCAGAGCGGCTGGACCGAAGAAATCGTCAACCGCGTCATGTACCTGTCGAGCGCCAACCTGAAGGCGGCCGATATTCAATTGCAGCCGGCAGAGCTCGGGCGTCTGGACATCCGGGTGAACATGGTGCCGGATCAGCAGACCCAAGTGACGTTCATGAGTGCGCATCCAAGCGTGCGTGAAGCCCTCGACGGCCAGATGCATCGCCTGCGCGACATGTTCACCCAGCAGGGCATGGGCCAGGTCGACGTCAACGTTTCTGACCAGAGCCGTGGCTGGCAGGGGCAGCAGGGCCAGGAGCAGGCGCAGCAAGGCCAGAGCGGCCGTACCAGCGCCGCCGGCGGTCGCCTCGATTCGGCAGATGAAGAATTGGCGCCTGCGGCTGTTGCTGAAGCCGCTGCGCAAACCACCAGCGTGATCGGCAGCAGCGCGGTCGACTATTACGCCTGA
- the flhB gene encoding flagellar biosynthesis protein FlhB: MAESESGQDKTEDPTEKRKKDSREKGEIARSKELNTLAVMLAGAGGLLIFGGMLAQELMDLMRLNFTLSREVIMDEKSMGTFLLVSGKIALVAIQPVMITLLLAALIGPISLGGWLFAAGSMAPKFSRMNPGAGLKRMFSMKAVIELLKALAKFIITLFVALMVLSSDIDDFLRIAHEPLEQAIIHSVTLVGWSSLWLACGLIIIAAVDVPVQLWESHKKLLMTKQEVRDEHKDQEGRPEVKQRIRQTQREMSQRRMMAAIPDADVVITNPTHYAVALKYDTEKGGAPVLLAKGSDFLALKIREIAVANNVMLLESPGLARSIYYSTELDQEIPGGLYLAVAQVLAYVYQIRQYRAGKGKRPDPLKDDLPIPPDLRRDS, from the coding sequence ATGGCTGAGAGCGAAAGCGGTCAGGACAAAACAGAAGACCCCACGGAGAAACGTAAAAAGGACTCCCGTGAGAAGGGTGAGATTGCCCGTTCCAAAGAGCTCAACACCCTGGCGGTGATGCTTGCCGGTGCCGGTGGCTTGCTGATCTTCGGCGGCATGCTGGCGCAGGAACTGATGGACCTGATGCGCCTGAATTTCACGCTGTCGCGGGAAGTGATCATGGACGAGAAATCCATGGGCACGTTCCTGCTGGTCTCGGGCAAGATCGCGCTGGTAGCGATCCAGCCGGTCATGATCACCCTGTTGCTGGCCGCGCTGATCGGGCCGATTTCCCTGGGTGGCTGGCTGTTCGCAGCCGGCTCCATGGCGCCGAAATTCAGCCGGATGAACCCGGGTGCGGGCCTCAAGCGCATGTTCTCGATGAAGGCGGTGATCGAGCTGCTCAAGGCGCTGGCCAAATTCATCATCACCCTGTTCGTGGCGCTGATGGTGTTGTCGTCCGATATCGACGATTTCCTGCGGATCGCCCACGAGCCGCTTGAGCAGGCGATCATTCACAGCGTGACGCTGGTGGGCTGGAGCTCGCTGTGGCTGGCCTGTGGCCTGATCATCATCGCCGCCGTCGATGTGCCGGTGCAGCTCTGGGAAAGCCACAAGAAGCTGCTGATGACCAAGCAGGAAGTGCGCGACGAACACAAGGATCAGGAAGGCCGCCCAGAGGTCAAGCAACGCATCCGCCAGACCCAGCGCGAGATGTCGCAGCGACGGATGATGGCGGCGATTCCCGACGCCGACGTGGTCATCACCAACCCGACCCACTACGCCGTCGCGCTCAAGTACGACACCGAGAAGGGCGGCGCACCGGTATTGCTGGCCAAGGGCAGCGACTTCCTCGCGCTGAAAATCCGCGAAATCGCCGTGGCCAATAACGTCATGCTCCTGGAGTCGCCGGGGCTGGCGCGGTCGATCTACTACTCCACGGAACTGGATCAGGAAATCCCCGGCGGCCTGTATCTGGCGGTTGCGCAGGTCTTGGCCTACGTCTACCAGATCCGCCAGTACCGCGCCGGCAAGGGCAAACGCCCGGATCCGCTCAAGGACGACCTGCCGATCCCGCCGGATTTGCGCCGCGATTCTTGA
- the fliP gene encoding flagellar type III secretion system pore protein FliP (The bacterial flagellar biogenesis protein FliP forms a type III secretion system (T3SS)-type pore required for flagellar assembly.): MGALRIVLTLALLLAAPLAFAADPLSIPAITLGTNADGAQEYSVSLQILLIMTALSFIPAAVILMTSFTRIIIVFSILRQALGLQQTPSNQILTGMALFLTMFIMAPVFDRVNNDALQPYLAEKLTAQQAVEKAQVPIKDFMLAQTRTSDLELFMRLSKRTDIATPDQAPLTILVPAFVTSELKTAFQIGFMIFIPFLIIDLVVASVLMAMGMMMLSPLIISLPFKIMLFVLVDGWALIIGTLASSFGGVSP, encoded by the coding sequence ATGGGTGCGTTACGCATCGTCTTGACGCTGGCCTTGTTGCTGGCCGCGCCGCTGGCGTTCGCCGCCGATCCGTTGTCGATCCCGGCGATCACGCTGGGTACCAACGCTGACGGCGCGCAGGAGTATTCGGTCAGCCTGCAGATCCTGCTGATCATGACCGCCCTGAGCTTCATTCCGGCGGCCGTGATTCTGATGACCAGTTTCACCCGGATCATCATCGTCTTCTCTATCCTGCGTCAGGCCCTCGGTCTGCAGCAGACGCCGTCGAACCAGATTCTCACCGGCATGGCGCTGTTCCTGACCATGTTCATCATGGCCCCGGTGTTCGATCGGGTGAACAACGATGCGCTGCAGCCGTATCTGGCGGAAAAACTCACCGCGCAGCAGGCGGTGGAAAAGGCTCAGGTACCGATCAAGGACTTCATGCTCGCCCAGACCCGCACCAGCGATCTGGAACTGTTCATGCGCCTGTCCAAGCGCACCGACATCGCGACGCCGGATCAGGCGCCGCTGACCATTCTGGTGCCAGCGTTCGTCACCTCCGAACTGAAGACTGCGTTCCAGATCGGTTTCATGATCTTCATTCCGTTCCTGATCATCGACCTGGTCGTGGCCAGTGTGCTGATGGCGATGGGTATGATGATGCTGTCGCCGCTGATCATTTCCCTGCCGTTCAAGATCATGCTGTTCGTGCTGGTGGATGGCTGGGCGCTGATCATCGGCACCCTGGCCAGTAGCTTCGGAGGTGTTTCGCCATGA
- the fliQ gene encoding flagellar biosynthesis protein FliQ — MTPEVAVDIFREALWLTTMMVAILVVPSLLVGLLVAMFQAATQINEQTLSFLPRLLVMLVTLIVAGPWIVQTFMEYIIQLYKNIPMVIG; from the coding sequence ATGACGCCGGAAGTTGCGGTCGATATCTTTCGTGAAGCGCTGTGGCTGACCACGATGATGGTCGCAATCCTCGTCGTGCCGAGCCTGCTGGTCGGCCTGCTGGTGGCGATGTTCCAGGCCGCCACGCAGATCAACGAACAGACCCTGAGCTTCCTGCCGCGTCTGCTGGTCATGCTGGTCACCCTGATCGTCGCCGGTCCATGGATCGTGCAGACGTTCATGGAGTACATCATCCAGCTCTACAAGAACATTCCGATGGTCATCGGCTGA
- the fliL gene encoding flagellar basal body-associated protein FliL, with amino-acid sequence MAKSEAAAVKDPATKGKLKMIILIVVALLLAIGVSVGATWYFMHSAQSKPVAAAEAAPVGKQPAIFEPMAPAFVANYNQNGRQRYMQVSITMLARNQADLDALKVHMPVIRNNLVMLFSGQDFATLATPVGQEMLRQKATASVQEVAQKELGKVVIEQLLFTNFVLQ; translated from the coding sequence ATGGCGAAGAGCGAAGCAGCAGCTGTAAAAGACCCCGCGACCAAAGGCAAACTCAAGATGATCATCCTGATCGTGGTGGCTCTGCTGCTGGCGATCGGTGTGTCCGTGGGCGCGACCTGGTACTTCATGCACAGTGCCCAGAGCAAGCCTGTCGCAGCGGCCGAGGCTGCGCCGGTCGGCAAGCAGCCAGCGATCTTCGAGCCGATGGCGCCGGCGTTTGTCGCCAACTACAACCAGAACGGCCGTCAGCGCTACATGCAGGTGAGCATCACCATGCTGGCGCGTAACCAGGCCGATCTGGACGCGCTCAAAGTGCACATGCCGGTGATCCGCAACAACCTGGTGATGCTCTTCTCCGGTCAGGATTTCGCCACATTGGCGACCCCGGTCGGGCAAGAGATGTTGCGCCAGAAGGCCACAGCCAGCGTCCAGGAAGTGGCGCAGAAAGAGCTGGGCAAAGTGGTGATCGAACAGTTGCTTTTCACTAATTTCGTACTGCAGTAG